In Rutidosis leptorrhynchoides isolate AG116_Rl617_1_P2 chromosome 2, CSIRO_AGI_Rlap_v1, whole genome shotgun sequence, one genomic interval encodes:
- the LOC139889895 gene encoding uncharacterized protein, which translates to MLTAVPRFWLPRLVRRLVLNSFDFQPVGILLFLLLLITGKINSSHTHGYLRSCPISLGAGRSRGSRDTRVRIRVGSWNVGTLTSKARELVNTLRKSKVDILCVQETRWRGEAAVDVDDYRLWFSGSRVARNGVGILIGPLYKDNIVGVDRCSDRIMSVRVVIQEETYMVICAYAPHAGLGDDEKVRFWEALDEVVRSCPADHRLVIGGDLNGHIGTISDGYTGAHGGFGYGVRNEEGRSILEFAVAHELVVANSSFRKTEAQLATFHSGGHSTQIDYLLLRKGDLRACRDCRALTTWTCSTQHRLLVMDLVLQRRVTKRVRPVQPRILWKNLIEGKAETFKTSVLERVEAGMDTVTQVDADQMWNRMASAIRDVAKETLGVAVGTSRGHKSNRESWWISDEVQTKVALKQQRFKELITCRDGTREDRTRAEERYKEANREAKKAVARAKDKAYEDLYRKLDSKEGANDIYRIAKARERRRRDIDNIKFIKDEAGQTLVKEEEIRKRWEGYFSTLFVGEGPGRQEVPQDLGIGQFRNNSFCRRIRKEEDACGKHRVFPDRSRLAPGIGP; encoded by the exons ATGTTAACTGCTGTACCCAGATTTTGG CTGCCTCGTTTGGTTAGAAGGTTAGTGTTAAATAGCTTTGATTTTCAACCTGTAGGAATCCTGTTATTCCTGTTACTACTTATTACG GGTAAGATTAACTCGTCACATACGCATGGTTACTTGAGGTCATGTCCTATTAGTTTAGGGGCGGGTAGGTCTAGAGGGAGTAGAGATACTCGCGTTAGGATTAGAGTAGGTAGTTGGAATGTAGGAACTTTGACTAGCAAAGCCCGTGAACTTGTAAATACGCTACGTAAGAGTAAAGTGGACATATTGTGTGTTCAAGAGACCAGATGGAGGGGTGAAGCGGCGGTTGACGTGGACGACTACAGGTTGTGGTTCTCGGGTTCTAGAGTAGCTAGAAACGGGGTAGGGATCCTTATAGGACCCCTTTATAAGGATAATATTGTGGGTGTGGATAGGTgtagcgataggattatgtcggttagggTAGTTATCCAGGAGGAGACTTACATGGTCATTTGCGCTTACGCACCCCATGCTGGTTTAGGAGATGATGAAAAAGTTCGCTTTTGGGAAGCGTTAGATGAAGTTGTGAGGAGTTGCCCCGCCGACCATCGATTGGTTATTGGGGGAGACCTTAATGGTCATATAGGAACGATCTCGGACGGATATACGGGTGCCCATGGGGGCTTTGGGTACGGAGTTCGGAATGAAGAAGGACGATCTATTCTCGAATTCGCTGTTGCCCACGAACTGGTTGTTGCAAACTCCTCCTTTAGGAAGACGGAAGCACAACTAGCTACTTTCCACAGTGGGGGACATAGTACCCAGATTGACTATTTGCTGCTTCGCAAAGGGGACCTTAGAGCTTGCAGAGACTGTAGAGCCCTGACTACCTGGACTTGTTCCACCCAACACAGATTATTGGTCATGGACTTGGTTCTGCAGAGGCGGGTTACTAAAAGAGTGAGACCCGTCCAACCTAGGATCCTTTGGAAGAATCTGATTGAAGGGAAAGCCGAAACTTTTAAAACTTCAGTGTTGGAAAGAGTAGAGGCAGGAATGGATACCGTTACTCAAGTGGACGCAGATCAGATGTGGAATAGGATGGCATCTGCTATTAGGGATGTTGCCAAGGAAACCTTAGGTGTGGCAGTAGGGACATCGAGAGGACATAAGTCTAATAGAGAATCATGGTGGATTAGTGATGAGGTTCAAACCAAAGTCGCACTTAAGCAACAGAGGTTTAAGGAGCTCATTACATGCCGGGACGGGACACGTGAAGATAGAACTAGGGCAGAAGAGAGGTATAAAGAAGCCAACAGAGAAGCTAAGAAGGCCGTTGCACGTGCAAAAGATAAAGCGTATGAAGACTTGTATAGGAAACTAGACTCCAAAGAAGGAGCAAATGATATTTACAGGATTGCAAAAGCTAGGGAGCGTAGGAGGAGGGATatagataacatcaagtttatcaaggATGAAGCCGGTCAAACCTTAGTGAAGGAAGAagaaattaggaaaagatgggaagggtaTTTCTCAACTCTTTTCGTGGGTGAAGGACCTGGGCGCCAAGAAGTTCCGCAGGACTTGGGAATAGGACAATTCCGGAACAACAGTTTCTGTAGGAGAATCAGGAAGGAAGAA GACGCCTGTGGGAAACACAGAGTATTTCCCGATAGAAGTAGGCTTGcaccagggatcggcccttag
- the LOC139893301 gene encoding uncharacterized protein, with protein MSSSDLFQGLPPPTAPSPPLQTPADQPPLPSSAPTAAKLSPTPPPPALKSALKRSKPLDSEPTQAAAPKKSARFKTIADTSDTQVIDAMKKIGSHINNASKFSKASKLAIQLIQAGSVKPNNCDYFFAILEAAMCSPTTCNDPLARADYHALFSAAHGLNDLYTQKQRNYLRLWSIRAVMANDLFTDDSFVFSKACGKIKEAISNLPVATKDDDIEEAAALKDELEAVEAKGKTEQQTYVNPKTESSLKDESDPFGLDALIPDTSRKNEKMKPKSDAEATSSKIRKEEDEESKMLLKSEREALILCLEIAAKRYKLPWCQTVIDITVKHAFDNVTRFTSKQRNAIEKLWASVREQQIRRKQGKSVSGKLDMNGFEFLQQKYSTEKISIRHSVGGNTRRAEQWLG; from the exons ATGTCCAGCAGCGACCTATTCCAAGGCCTTCCTCCCCCTACCGCACCATCACCGCCACTACAAACTCCGGCCGATCAACCACCACTACCGTCTTCAGCTCCCACCGCCGCCAAACTCTCACCAACCCCACCTCCCCCTGCTCTCAAGAGCGCCCTCAAACGCTCCAAACCCCTTGATTCCGAACCTACTCAAG CTGCTGCCCCAAAGAAAAGTGCACGATTTAAAACGATTGCCGATACCTCCGATACGCAAGTTATAGATGCAATGAAAAAGATAGGTTCACATATAAACAATGCTTCGAAATTCAGTAAGGCATCTAAGCTGGCAATTCAGCTGATTCAAGCAGGAAGTGTTAAGCCTAACAATTGTGATTATTTCTTTGCGATACTCGAAGCCGCAATGTGTTCGCCAACTACATGTAATGATCCTCTTGCGAGGGCTGATTATCATGCCTTGTTCTCTGCTGCACACGGCTTGAATGAT CTATATACTCAGAAGCAGCGGAATTATTTGAGGTTATGGAGTATTAGAGCTGTTATGGCAAATGATCTATTCACCGATGACAGTTTTGTG TTTTCAAAGGCTTGTGGGAAAATTAAAGAAGCTATCTCAAATCTTCCCGTTGCAACAAAAGACGATGACATAGAAGAAGCTGCCGCTCTAAAAGACGAATTAGAAGCAGTGGAGGCAAAAGGCAAAACAGAACAACAAACTTATGTGAATCCTAAAACCGAATCAAGTTTGAAAGACGAGTCTGATCCCTTTGGTCTGGATGCTCTGATTCCAGATACTTCTAGAAAGAACGAAAAGATGAAACCAAAATCAGATgctgaagcaacatcgtctaaaatAAGAAAGGAAGAAGATGAAGAGTCCAAGATGTTATTAAAATCAGAAAGAGAAGCATTGATTCTTTGTTTAGAGATCGCAGCAAAACGTTATAAACTACCATG GTGCCAAACAGTGATAGACATAACTGTAAAACATGCTTTCGACAATGTTACAAGATTTACATCTAAACAAAGGAATGCAATTGAGAAACTGTGGGCTTCTGTAAGAGAGCAACAAATTCGAAGAAAGCAAGGGAAATCGGTATCTGGGAAACTTGACATGAACGGTTTTGAGTTTCTGCAACAGAAATACTCCACCGAAAAGATAAGTATTCGCCATTCTGTTGGTGGTAATACTCGTCGTGCTGAACAATGGCTTGGCTGA